Proteins encoded within one genomic window of Gammaproteobacteria bacterium:
- a CDS encoding M23 family metallopeptidase, with product MDIILLTKGLRQKGSLSLRRWHVVSLGLLAFLMVPLVALYGGYLLGQGESVSTLHPIQLEWQQGQQQQQLALAEEKQKAQENLNVLAIKVGQLQAHIMRIDALGERLTEMAKIDGDEFDFSVAPAQGGPERGAMMRDTTVDDFIRSLDALSLKLEHRSQQMNVLEGLLMSRSLQGEVSPQGRPVIKGWLSSHFGERTDPFTGKLAQHNGVDFAGREGSHVISVAAGVVTAAEKRYGYGNLVEVNHGNGYVTRYGHNKSLQVSVGQVVKKGEVLALMGSTGRSTGPHVHFEVLQNGNPVDPAKYIYTARK from the coding sequence ATGGATATCATTTTACTAACAAAAGGCTTAAGACAGAAGGGTTCATTGAGTCTGCGTCGATGGCATGTGGTGAGCTTGGGGTTGCTGGCCTTCTTGATGGTGCCGCTCGTAGCACTCTATGGTGGGTATTTGCTGGGGCAGGGGGAGAGCGTTTCGACACTTCACCCCATTCAGCTTGAGTGGCAACAGGGCCAACAACAGCAGCAGTTGGCGCTGGCTGAGGAAAAGCAAAAGGCACAAGAGAATCTCAATGTGTTGGCAATAAAAGTAGGCCAACTGCAAGCGCACATCATGCGAATTGATGCGCTGGGTGAGCGCTTGACGGAGATGGCAAAGATTGACGGAGATGAATTTGATTTCTCAGTTGCTCCCGCTCAGGGTGGCCCAGAACGGGGTGCAATGATGCGTGACACTACAGTGGATGACTTTATTCGCTCTCTAGACGCGTTATCCCTGAAGCTGGAGCATAGAAGCCAGCAGATGAATGTACTGGAAGGTTTGCTGATGAGTCGTAGCCTCCAGGGCGAGGTCTCGCCCCAGGGTCGCCCTGTTATCAAGGGGTGGCTTTCATCTCATTTCGGTGAGCGCACTGATCCCTTTACAGGCAAGCTGGCGCAGCATAATGGCGTTGATTTTGCAGGGAGAGAGGGGAGTCATGTGATCTCGGTGGCGGCGGGTGTGGTTACGGCTGCGGAAAAACGCTACGGTTACGGTAATTTGGTCGAAGTTAACCACGGCAATGGTTACGTGACCCGCTACGGACATAACAAATCGTTGCAGGTCAGTGTGGGTCAGGTTGTTAAAAAGGGTGAGGTGTTGGCACTTATGGGTTCAACCGGGCGTTCAACTGGCCCCCATGTCCATTTTGAGGTGCTGCAAAACGGTAATCCTGTTGATCCTGCCAAGTATATTTACACTGCACGCAAATAG
- a CDS encoding DUF721 domain-containing protein: protein MRKSIRPKLATKILNKQGGTSLQPLLGYADYLHQQSKLLRQSLSEPIASHIALANIQNGVATIVVDSSSWLGKVRYLAPIIRQLLTRQGLAISRVEFKADPSHHLTRKIKPQPAVMSAATGKLLHSFAESVNNPALQTALLRLSKHGK, encoded by the coding sequence ATGAGAAAATCGATCCGCCCCAAGTTAGCAACCAAAATTCTCAATAAACAAGGGGGTACCTCTCTGCAACCACTCCTTGGCTACGCTGACTATTTGCACCAGCAAAGCAAGCTGCTGCGCCAATCGCTGAGCGAACCCATTGCCAGTCACATCGCACTTGCCAACATTCAAAATGGCGTTGCAACTATCGTGGTTGACTCATCGAGCTGGCTTGGAAAAGTAAGGTATCTGGCTCCCATCATCCGGCAACTCTTAACCCGCCAGGGTTTGGCAATCAGCCGAGTCGAATTTAAGGCCGACCCATCCCACCACCTAACACGCAAAATAAAACCACAGCCCGCTGTGATGTCTGCGGCAACGGGGAAGCTACTACACAGCTTCGCAGAGAGCGTCAACAACCCAGCGCTGCAAACGGCGCTACTGCGCCTATCCAAACATGGAAAATAA
- a CDS encoding YihY/virulence factor BrkB family protein, producing the protein MWSDKHYKRFLAWLWQPEIEPLPTAKAGVIRALRVAYQVINELHSGLLNLRAMSLVYTTLLSLVPLLAVSFSLLKGFGVHNQLEPLLINLLAPLGPQGELISSRIIEFVNNTRAMALGSLGLALLIFTVISLMKKTEQAFNHTWHITKQRPFIQRFSHYLSVIIVGPVLLFSALGITASMLSTTLMQQLINQPGIGWLVQHLQLLLPFLLISAAFTLIYLFIPNTRVEVKSALFGGLIAALLWQSCGWLFASFVANSASHAAIYSTFAALILFIIWIYLSWLILLVGSSIAFHLQHPVAQAEQANIATISIQDREQLGLLIIQLISQRHYLQLPAYCSESISYELGVPIPLVSALLSALQQSGIIAECSNDEGEHLLPARPFDEVMVSDVLRALRSHGHAISLKKKHSSRYPLELLNTNPLFDLTLKQLAAQSSDPKGKQ; encoded by the coding sequence ATGTGGAGCGACAAACATTACAAGCGTTTCCTAGCATGGCTTTGGCAACCAGAAATTGAGCCGCTACCCACTGCCAAAGCGGGTGTGATTCGAGCACTCCGCGTCGCCTACCAGGTAATAAATGAGCTTCACAGTGGGCTGTTAAATCTGCGCGCCATGAGCTTGGTTTATACCACGCTGCTGTCACTGGTACCTCTACTGGCTGTGAGTTTTTCACTACTCAAAGGCTTTGGCGTACATAACCAGCTGGAGCCACTGCTGATTAACCTGCTGGCACCGCTGGGCCCACAAGGGGAGCTAATCAGCAGTCGCATCATCGAATTTGTTAATAACACCCGAGCCATGGCGCTCGGGTCACTTGGATTGGCACTGCTGATCTTCACCGTTATTTCATTGATGAAAAAGACCGAGCAGGCGTTCAATCATACTTGGCACATCACTAAGCAACGCCCCTTTATCCAACGCTTCAGCCACTATTTAAGTGTGATTATTGTTGGGCCGGTACTGCTCTTTAGTGCCTTGGGCATAACCGCTTCAATGCTTAGCACCACCTTGATGCAACAGCTGATCAATCAACCCGGCATTGGCTGGCTAGTGCAGCATCTCCAGCTACTACTCCCCTTTCTACTGATTAGTGCTGCATTTACACTGATCTACCTGTTTATTCCAAATACCCGGGTAGAGGTTAAGTCGGCACTATTCGGTGGGTTAATAGCGGCCCTGTTGTGGCAAAGCTGTGGCTGGCTATTTGCCTCGTTTGTGGCAAATTCTGCCTCGCATGCCGCAATATACTCCACCTTTGCCGCGCTGATCCTCTTTATTATCTGGATCTACCTTAGCTGGCTGATTTTACTGGTGGGAAGCTCAATCGCTTTCCACCTTCAACACCCAGTAGCTCAAGCAGAGCAAGCAAACATTGCCACCATAAGCATCCAGGACCGCGAACAACTCGGCTTGTTGATTATACAGTTGATCAGTCAGCGCCATTATCTCCAACTCCCCGCCTATTGCAGCGAATCCATTAGCTATGAACTGGGAGTACCGATACCGCTGGTATCGGCACTGCTATCCGCACTACAGCAGTCCGGCATCATTGCTGAGTGCAGCAATGATGAGGGTGAGCACTTACTACCCGCACGCCCTTTCGATGAGGTTATGGTAAGCGATGTTTTACGCGCATTGCGCAGTCACGGCCACGCCATTTCACTCAAGAAAAAACATTCCAGCCGCTACCCGTTGGAACTGCTTAATACCAACCCGCTGTTCGATCTCACACTAAAACAGCTGGCAGCTCAATCCAGCGACCCAAAGGGCAAGCAATAA
- a CDS encoding carotenoid 1,2-hydratase — MLKKITRCWVPWLLMLLLVLYMAFTPTKGLIGPVQLPHDDAFLPDENVQWWYWTGHLESEEGMTFGFEVVFFTFDSFFIFKDQLIQAAVTDINNNSFHFEEHVRTLSLPKRVPNAFNLSSGGDNKVTAMGGGGNDTLHSEVGDYVLDLQLKADKEPVIHYGGGPHPYRFGGFTYYYSRESMKTTGTITIKGKSYKVTGSSWFDRQYGELYQAIEQGWQWFAIELDDSRQIMLYDINGQQNRVESYASVTDAKGKTRNLGPDEFTMTILDHWTSPSTGCTYPSGWRVKIGSEEWIIEPLVKDQELQAEHHFWVGPKYWEGASSVASSNGDSKGKAYVELNGYCKK; from the coding sequence ATGCTGAAGAAAATCACCCGGTGTTGGGTTCCCTGGCTGCTTATGCTGCTGTTGGTGCTCTATATGGCATTCACCCCAACAAAGGGACTTATCGGCCCAGTGCAGCTTCCCCACGATGATGCCTTTTTACCTGATGAAAATGTGCAGTGGTGGTATTGGACCGGCCACCTTGAGAGTGAAGAGGGAATGACATTCGGCTTTGAGGTGGTCTTTTTCACTTTCGACAGCTTTTTCATCTTCAAAGATCAATTAATTCAAGCGGCAGTCACCGACATAAATAATAATAGTTTCCACTTTGAGGAGCATGTCAGAACCCTTTCGCTACCTAAAAGAGTCCCCAACGCATTCAACCTCAGCTCTGGAGGGGACAACAAAGTAACCGCCATGGGTGGTGGTGGTAACGACACCCTGCATAGCGAGGTGGGGGATTATGTGCTGGATTTGCAGCTGAAAGCCGACAAAGAGCCGGTGATCCACTACGGCGGCGGGCCCCACCCCTATCGTTTTGGCGGCTTTACCTATTACTACTCACGGGAATCGATGAAAACAACCGGCACCATTACAATCAAAGGTAAATCCTACAAAGTCACGGGCAGTAGCTGGTTTGATCGTCAATATGGCGAGCTCTACCAGGCAATCGAACAAGGGTGGCAGTGGTTTGCTATTGAGCTGGATGACAGCCGGCAGATCATGCTCTACGACATCAACGGTCAACAAAATAGAGTCGAAAGCTATGCATCGGTTACCGATGCGAAGGGCAAAACCCGAAACCTAGGGCCGGACGAGTTTACAATGACTATTCTCGACCACTGGACAAGCCCCAGCACCGGCTGTACCTATCCAAGCGGCTGGCGAGTCAAGATTGGTAGTGAGGAGTGGATTATTGAGCCACTGGTAAAAGACCAAGAACTTCAGGCTGAGCACCACTTCTGGGTTGGCCCTAAATACTGGGAGGGTGCCAGCAGCGTAGCCAGCAGTAACGGTGACAGTAAGGGCAAAGCCTATGTCGAATTAAATGGTTACTGTAAAAAATAG
- a CDS encoding molybdenum cofactor biosynthesis protein MoaE, whose product MSVVIKPHCFDPYAALVEYQKGLRAGSYGAVVSFVGVMRDFNDGGEVSTMTLEYYPGMTEKQIECSCQKALEQYSVDDALVIHRVGEITPDEPIVLVAVWSAHRSAAFDGCRSIINDLKQYAPFWKSEQGEQGTRWVTTNTPDIIKEGA is encoded by the coding sequence ATGTCGGTTGTTATTAAACCCCACTGCTTTGACCCCTATGCAGCTCTGGTTGAATATCAAAAGGGGCTGCGTGCCGGTAGCTATGGCGCGGTGGTGAGTTTTGTGGGGGTGATGCGGGATTTCAATGATGGGGGTGAAGTCTCAACCATGACCCTTGAATATTACCCCGGCATGACCGAAAAGCAGATCGAATGCAGCTGCCAGAAGGCGTTGGAGCAATATTCGGTGGATGATGCTCTGGTGATTCACCGGGTGGGTGAGATCACCCCCGATGAGCCGATTGTGCTGGTGGCGGTCTGGTCGGCCCATCGCAGCGCCGCGTTTGATGGTTGCCGTAGCATTATCAATGATCTAAAACAGTACGCACCCTTTTGGAAAAGTGAGCAGGGTGAGCAAGGTACGCGCTGGGTGACAACCAACACGCCTGATATCATAAAAGAGGGCGCTTAA
- a CDS encoding MoaD/ThiS family protein, protein MQINVKYFASMRERMGCAEQQVQVSESLLTVEGLWGVYLANEPLPANTLVAVNMAYCDLATRLAEGDEVAFFPPVTGG, encoded by the coding sequence ATGCAGATTAATGTGAAGTATTTTGCCAGCATGCGCGAGCGTATGGGCTGTGCTGAGCAGCAAGTTCAGGTGAGTGAGTCATTACTGACGGTAGAGGGGTTGTGGGGAGTCTATCTTGCGAATGAACCGTTGCCAGCTAATACCTTGGTAGCGGTAAATATGGCGTATTGTGACTTGGCAACACGGCTGGCTGAAGGTGATGAAGTCGCTTTTTTCCCACCAGTAACCGGTGGTTAA
- the moaC gene encoding cyclic pyranopterin monophosphate synthase MoaC: MPQKLTHFNNQGDAHMVDIGAKAVTQRIAVAEGSIIMRPKTLAMIQQQGHKKGDVLAIARIAGIMAAKKTPELIPLAHPIALCGIKVEFEARGEGAVHCLATVKCSGQTGVEIEALNTVQVALLTIYDMCKSVDKGMEISGVKLLSKAGGKSADWSRECENAD, from the coding sequence ATGCCTCAAAAACTTACACACTTCAATAATCAGGGCGATGCCCATATGGTGGATATCGGTGCCAAGGCGGTCACCCAGCGTATTGCTGTTGCCGAAGGGTCGATTATCATGCGGCCGAAAACCCTTGCCATGATTCAACAGCAAGGGCATAAAAAGGGTGATGTTTTAGCGATTGCTCGTATTGCCGGAATTATGGCTGCCAAAAAGACCCCTGAGTTGATCCCGCTGGCCCATCCCATTGCCCTGTGTGGGATTAAAGTAGAGTTTGAGGCACGAGGTGAGGGCGCAGTGCACTGTCTTGCTACTGTAAAATGTAGCGGCCAGACAGGGGTAGAAATTGAGGCCCTGAATACCGTGCAGGTGGCGCTGCTGACTATCTATGATATGTGTAAGTCTGTGGATAAAGGTATGGAGATTAGTGGGGTTAAGCTGCTCTCTAAAGCGGGCGGAAAGTCGGCTGACTGGTCGCGAGAGTGTGAAAATGCAGATTAA
- a CDS encoding FKBP-type peptidyl-prolyl cis-trans isomerase produces MKSRVFIAISLLLALPLQAEIALDTQDKKISYTVGQQIGQQLLMEKIPVDREALFKGIADFLDSNEPQLGFSIQQQTVAEFRERKERLIEEERRRNLLQGQAYMKANATKRGVEITESGLQYRIITPGSGPRPHAKDRISVHYEGRLIDGTVFDNSYSRGNPLVMQVEQNMPGWQEVLPLMSAGSKWQVTIPAHLAYGEEGFDEQIPPNAVLVFDIELFEVLAQ; encoded by the coding sequence ATGAAAAGTAGGGTTTTTATAGCGATATCGCTACTGCTTGCGTTGCCACTACAGGCGGAGATAGCGCTGGATACTCAAGATAAAAAAATCAGCTACACGGTGGGGCAGCAGATTGGGCAGCAACTGCTTATGGAAAAAATACCGGTTGATCGTGAGGCACTGTTTAAGGGGATTGCTGATTTTCTCGACAGCAATGAACCGCAGCTGGGCTTCTCAATACAGCAGCAAACGGTGGCTGAGTTTAGGGAAAGAAAAGAGCGTTTGATAGAAGAGGAGCGTCGGAGAAACCTATTACAGGGGCAAGCTTATATGAAGGCCAACGCTACGAAACGTGGTGTTGAGATAACAGAGAGTGGCCTGCAGTACCGTATTATTACGCCTGGCTCGGGGCCGAGGCCGCATGCTAAAGATCGTATCAGCGTGCACTATGAAGGGCGGCTTATTGATGGCACTGTGTTTGACAACAGCTACTCGCGTGGTAATCCGCTGGTGATGCAGGTTGAACAAAACATGCCGGGCTGGCAAGAGGTGTTGCCCTTGATGTCTGCGGGTAGTAAGTGGCAGGTGACTATTCCGGCGCACCTTGCCTATGGAGAGGAGGGCTTTGATGAGCAAATCCCACCTAACGCGGTATTGGTTTTTGATATTGAGCTTTTTGAAGTGCTAGCTCAGTAG
- the hemW gene encoding radical SAM family heme chaperone HemW: MFNFTTLPPLSLYIHIPWCVKKCPYCDFNSHEMGAGLLQGDYIEALLSDLEQELPRIWGRKVVSIFIGGGTPSLFSPESLDLLLSGVRARVNLLADCEITLEANPGTVEAGKFSEFRSVGINRLSIGIQSFNDDMLRRLGRIHGRREAIAAAEQAHDAGFECFNFDLMFGLPGQNIKIAAQDIATAIDLQPAHLSYYQLTLEPNTLFHHQPPVLPVDDAVWAMQQQGQQALAQGGFGQYEVSAYAQNGMQCRHNSNYWQFGDYLGIGAGAHAKISDANQQSITRSWKIKQPAMYLGVASSPAVLGGEQVLGRADAGLEFMMNALRLKAGFNTELFAQHTGLPITQVEGALKRLEQKGLIEWGLNTIKTTEHGWRYLDSVVGEFLE; encoded by the coding sequence ATGTTTAATTTTACCACCCTGCCCCCGCTCTCCCTCTATATACATATTCCTTGGTGTGTCAAAAAGTGCCCCTATTGTGATTTTAACTCACACGAAATGGGCGCGGGCCTATTACAAGGCGACTATATAGAGGCGCTGCTGAGCGATCTGGAACAAGAGCTGCCACGAATTTGGGGGCGTAAAGTGGTCTCAATCTTTATTGGTGGCGGTACGCCCAGTCTCTTCTCACCCGAGTCGTTGGATCTGCTGCTATCGGGAGTACGTGCACGGGTTAATCTGTTGGCTGATTGTGAGATCACCCTGGAGGCGAACCCTGGTACCGTTGAAGCGGGTAAATTTTCCGAGTTTCGCAGCGTGGGCATCAACCGGCTCTCCATTGGCATTCAAAGCTTCAATGATGATATGTTGCGTCGCCTGGGGCGCATTCATGGCCGCAGAGAGGCGATAGCGGCGGCTGAGCAGGCCCATGATGCAGGCTTTGAGTGCTTTAATTTCGATCTGATGTTTGGCTTGCCGGGGCAAAATATCAAAATAGCAGCGCAAGATATCGCAACTGCGATTGACCTGCAGCCCGCACACCTCTCATATTACCAACTGACCCTAGAGCCAAATACGCTATTTCATCACCAACCTCCAGTGCTGCCGGTAGATGATGCCGTCTGGGCGATGCAGCAGCAAGGCCAGCAGGCCCTAGCGCAAGGGGGCTTTGGTCAATATGAGGTGTCGGCTTATGCACAAAACGGTATGCAGTGCCGCCATAATAGTAACTACTGGCAGTTTGGCGATTACCTGGGTATTGGTGCAGGTGCCCACGCTAAAATATCTGATGCAAACCAGCAAAGCATCACTCGAAGTTGGAAGATAAAGCAACCCGCAATGTACCTGGGGGTTGCCAGCTCTCCTGCGGTACTGGGTGGTGAGCAGGTGCTTGGCCGGGCTGATGCAGGCTTAGAGTTTATGATGAACGCTCTGCGTCTTAAGGCTGGTTTTAATACAGAGCTGTTTGCACAGCACACCGGCTTGCCCATCACACAGGTTGAAGGGGCGCTCAAGCGACTGGAGCAAAAAGGGTTGATTGAATGGGGTCTAAATACAATTAAAACCACTGAGCACGGCTGGCGATATCTGGATAGTGTTGTTGGAGAGTTTCTCGAATAG
- the rdgB gene encoding RdgB/HAM1 family non-canonical purine NTP pyrophosphatase, producing the protein MRQRIVLATGNQGKVFELNGMLESVGINVIAQTELAVSEIVENGLTFVENALLKARNAAKCTGLPAIADDSGLEVDALKGAPGIYSARFAGPDAGDVDNNMKLLAELEGVADAQRSARFQCVLVYLRHEHDPVPLICQGSWEGSILHTPQGENGFGYDPLFYIKASGRSAAQLSAEQKSRLSHRGQALRQLVDVLELQEKR; encoded by the coding sequence ATGCGGCAGCGTATTGTGTTGGCAACAGGTAATCAGGGGAAGGTTTTCGAACTGAACGGAATGTTGGAGAGTGTCGGTATTAATGTGATCGCCCAAACTGAGCTTGCAGTGTCCGAAATAGTGGAGAATGGCCTCACCTTTGTGGAAAATGCCTTACTTAAGGCACGCAATGCCGCTAAATGCACCGGTTTGCCTGCTATTGCAGATGACTCTGGATTGGAGGTTGATGCACTAAAAGGGGCGCCGGGCATCTACTCGGCACGCTTTGCTGGCCCAGATGCGGGCGATGTGGATAACAATATGAAGTTACTGGCTGAGCTTGAGGGTGTTGCAGATGCACAGCGCAGCGCACGGTTTCAGTGTGTTCTGGTCTACTTGCGCCATGAGCATGATCCTGTGCCTCTGATCTGCCAAGGTAGCTGGGAGGGTTCGATTCTTCACACCCCACAAGGTGAAAACGGCTTTGGCTATGATCCTCTTTTTTACATAAAGGCGTCGGGGCGTAGTGCGGCTCAGTTATCTGCGGAACAGAAAAGCCGGCTCAGTCATCGTGGCCAGGCGCTACGCCAATTGGTTGATGTGCTAGAGTTGCAAGAGAAGCGCTGA
- the rph gene encoding ribonuclease PH, with product MRPSGRNPDQMREVCLTRHYTKHAEGSVLVEFGDTKVICTASIEDRVPRWLKGKGKGWVTAEYGMLPRSTGSRMQREAARGGQGGRTMEIQRLIARSLRAVVDLEALGERIITVDCDVIQADGGTRTASITGAYVAMVDAIDYLIKNGKLKKSPIHGHVASVSVGIFEGVPVLDLDYDEDSNAETDMNVVMNEAGAFIEVQGTAEGHAFRKDELDAMLTLATSGIEHLIVKQVDALGS from the coding sequence ATGCGTCCCAGTGGCCGTAATCCCGACCAGATGCGCGAAGTTTGTCTGACCCGTCACTATACCAAACATGCTGAAGGTTCGGTGCTGGTAGAGTTTGGCGATACTAAAGTGATCTGTACGGCTTCTATTGAAGATCGTGTGCCGCGCTGGTTGAAAGGTAAGGGCAAGGGTTGGGTGACAGCGGAATATGGAATGTTGCCTCGCTCTACCGGCTCCCGCATGCAGCGCGAGGCTGCGCGTGGTGGCCAGGGCGGTCGCACCATGGAGATTCAGCGTTTAATTGCCCGTTCACTGCGTGCTGTGGTCGATTTAGAGGCGCTGGGCGAGCGTATTATTACGGTGGATTGCGATGTGATTCAGGCGGATGGCGGCACCCGTACAGCGTCCATTACGGGTGCTTATGTTGCGATGGTTGATGCGATTGATTACCTGATAAAAAACGGTAAGCTGAAAAAGTCGCCTATTCATGGACATGTGGCTTCGGTTTCGGTTGGTATTTTCGAGGGCGTGCCGGTGCTGGATTTGGATTACGACGAAGACTCCAATGCAGAAACCGATATGAATGTGGTAATGAATGAAGCGGGCGCTTTTATTGAGGTGCAGGGTACGGCAGAGGGGCACGCTTTTCGTAAGGATGAACTTGATGCGATGTTGACACTGGCGACGAGTGGAATTGAGCACTTAATTGTCAAGCAAGTCGATGCGCTGGGTAGCTGA
- the rpmB gene encoding 50S ribosomal protein L28 — MSRVCQVTGKRPMAGNNVSHAHNKTRRRFLPNLQTHRFWVSSENRWVRLRTSTKGMRIIDKNGIDSVLKDIRSRGIKV, encoded by the coding sequence ATGTCACGTGTATGCCAGGTAACAGGCAAGCGCCCTATGGCGGGGAACAATGTTTCTCACGCCCACAACAAAACCCGCCGTCGTTTTCTGCCAAACCTGCAAACGCATCGCTTTTGGGTTAGCAGTGAGAACCGCTGGGTTCGTCTACGCACCTCAACCAAAGGCATGCGTATTATCGACAAGAATGGTATTGACTCAGTACTAAAAGATATCCGTTCACGCGGCATTAAAGTATAA
- the rpmG gene encoding 50S ribosomal protein L33, translating to MAKSVREKIRLVSSAGTGHFYTTTKNKRNNPEKMECNKYDPTIRRHVTYKEAKIK from the coding sequence ATGGCTAAGTCTGTACGTGAAAAAATACGCTTGGTTTCAAGTGCCGGTACCGGTCACTTCTACACCACGACCAAAAACAAGCGCAACAATCCTGAAAAAATGGAATGTAACAAATACGACCCTACCATTCGTCGTCATGTCACCTACAAAGAAGCGAAGATTAAGTAA
- a CDS encoding YfaZ family protein → MKLRALTAAIFFVVTGHAQAATVDVALSDESARFALSSFVGGFSEGRTLMNTSIFYNTENDSVVSAGLHMIDVVGSKTPGLQIGVGFQAYYSHLTNHDGLALALGGIISYRAPQLKRVNFVIHGHHAPSITSYMDSDRLSEYGFAIEYSLLPQADVYIGYRKFDIEDQNLSFELDDSGHIGLRITF, encoded by the coding sequence ATGAAACTGCGCGCACTCACTGCTGCAATTTTTTTTGTTGTCACAGGGCATGCCCAGGCTGCCACCGTCGATGTTGCACTCAGCGATGAAAGTGCACGCTTTGCACTCAGCTCTTTTGTGGGTGGCTTTTCAGAGGGGCGCACCCTCATGAATACCAGTATATTTTACAATACCGAAAATGACAGTGTGGTGAGTGCCGGCCTGCACATGATCGATGTAGTGGGCAGCAAAACACCCGGCCTACAGATTGGCGTGGGCTTTCAGGCCTACTACTCTCACCTAACCAATCATGATGGCCTTGCGCTCGCCTTGGGCGGCATTATCAGCTACCGCGCACCGCAACTGAAACGAGTCAACTTTGTTATTCACGGCCACCACGCACCCAGCATAACCAGCTATATGGACAGTGATCGACTAAGCGAATATGGGTTCGCCATCGAGTACTCGCTACTACCCCAGGCTGATGTCTACATTGGTTACCGAAAATTTGACATCGAAGATCAAAACCTCTCGTTTGAACTGGATGACAGTGGCCACATCGGGCTGCGCATAACTTTTTAA